The Lewinella sp. 4G2 nucleotide sequence GAAAGGTGCAGAATGGGGTCTCCCGCCGTCCGTACCTGAATGCCCTGATGGATGGATGGCAAAAAACCGCTACTCCACAAGCGCTTACCTGCACTGGGTTCCTGACCACCAGATGCCAGCACCATGAAGCTCGGTAGGTCTTCGTTCTCCGAACCCAGCCCGTAGCTTAGCCACGACCCCAGGGAAGGCCGCCCACCTCGAGGGTCGCCAGTCTGCATGAGCAATTGCGCTGGCGCGTGATTAAATTCTTTAGTGTGGACGGCCTTCATGAAGCATACCTCATCCACCACCGATTGGAAGTGGGGCAGCAAGTTTGAAACGGTAGCACCACTTTCGCCGTACCGGCCAAACGTCGCCTGTGGTCCTAGCATCTTCGGGACGCCCTGAATGAAGGCAAAGCGCTTCCCCTCCAGTAAGCTTGCGGGGCAATCCTGTCCGTGGAGTCGCTCAAGTTCCGGTTTGTAGTCAAACAGCTCTAATTGAGAGGGTGCTCCGGCCATGTGCAGGTAGATCACGCGCTTAGCCCGGGGAGCGTGGCGGAGGGCTTGCCGAACCGATTGCGGTAAAGTGTCGGCTTCCACATCCGGCCCGCAACCAAGCAGCCCACCCAGGGCAACGCCACCCAGCGCCAGGGTAGACTTTCTCAGGAAGGTCCGCCGGCTATTCATCGTTGCGAAGCGGTCGAGCACTTCATTGGCTATTCCGCTCATACTAGGATAGGTTGATGCTTTCGTCGAGGTTCAGGACGGCGTTTACGATCACGGTGGTGGCTTCTAGGTCCGCGCTGCCCTGGTTGACCGTCCAGTAATGAGCTAGCGCTTCGGCGTAAAGGCCACGTAAGATGATCGCTTCCTCAGTTGTCGGTCGTCGCAGTAAAACACGTTGGTATAACTGCTGAATGCGATCATTGGGGTCCTCAATCTCAAGCAGGGCCGTGGCGTAGTGCCGAGCCAATTCCTGAAAGGCAGGGTCATTCAGGGTCATCAGGGCCTGGAGTGGCGTGTTGGTCGTCACCCGTTCCGAAAGACACATCTGACGGTCGGAGCCATCGAACGTAGCGAGGCCGTGGTAGGGTACGGAGCGGCGCAGAAAGGTATAGACCGCCCGGCGGTACCGGTCCTCCCCTTCACTGGTCGTCCACTTCAAGTTGCTGTACGGAATGAAGTCCCACAATCCGTCGGGTTGAGGCGGCATGACGCCCGGGCCGTACATTTTCTGGCTCAGGGTACCGGAGACAGCCAGGGCCTGGTCGCGCACCTGTTCGCCAGTCAGGCGCTTGCGGGGCCCTCGTGCAAAGAGGTCATTTTCCGGATCCCGCTTCAACAACTCCGCGCTGGCGTAGGAACTCTGCCGGTACGTTTTGGACAGGACAATCTCCCGTAATAAGGCTTTGACGCTCCAGTTCAAATCTCCCGCAAAGCGGAGGGCAAGGTCATCTAGCAGTTTGGGGTGGCTTGGTGACGCACCCTGGCTGCCAAAATCCGCCGGCGTAGCCACCAAGCCGCGCCCGAAGAGTTGCGCCCAAAAACGATTGACCGTCACCCGCGCAGTAAGGGGATTGGTATCGCTGACCAGCCACTGCGCAAATTCAAGGCGGTTGGCAAAATCCCCACCGTCCATCTCTTTGCCGTGGACCAACCAGTTGCCTCGTTCAAACAGGTAGGTTTTTCGGGCTTGTTCCGGAGGATTTTCTAGTAAGATCGGTGTGCGGATAGAATCGTAGGTAGTGGTTAATTCTTCGACGAAGCGCTTGATTTCCGCGTAGCCATCCCGTTCGGCACCCGGCAGGGCATCCTCAAAACCTACGGTGTACAGGCGGACGACTTCCCCGTCACCCGGGGCGCCCTGGGCCGTTACGTGGATGCGGTGGGTACCCGACTGCCCAGCTAAATTTAACCGTTGTCGTTTCGTCCAGGCGCCTTTGTCGTTAGTAAATCGACCAATCTCCCTCCCTTGTGGGCCGTCCAGGCGAAATATCAAATCGCCGGGGCTGCGGGGTGCATACTCCAGTACCAGCGCGTCAGTATTTCCCAGGTCCCGTTCGGGTAAGATGATATGGTTACCATTGCGAAGTACGAGGACATCCTCATCACCACGTCCGGTAAAGACACCATCGTACGCCTCCAGATTGTAGGCGCGCATCCTGGGCTCTCGCATCTTGATCCACCGCCGCCACCACTGCTGGGTGCTGTTGTCTTCCTCGGCGAGCCAGTCACTGAGTTTGCGGTACTTCCGTTCATTATGGGCGTGAAAGGTGATGAAATTGGGGCTTTCCGTGGCGTGGTCGTGGTCCACCGTATTATTGAACAGAGCGTACGCCTCGTAGAAGCGTTCGTGTTCGATGGGGTCATAGGGGTGGCTGTGGCACTGTACGCAGGCCATCGTAGTCCCCTGCCATATCTCGTACGTCGTGCTGACGCGGTCCATTACGGATTGGGTTCGGAACTCTTCGTTCTCCGTACCACCTTCGTCGTTCGCCGGGGTATTCCGGTGCATGGCCGTGGCGATCAATTGGTCTTCGGTGGGTGCTTCCAGTAGGTCCCCAGCCAATTGGTCGATGGTGAACTGGTCAAACGGCAGGTCCCGATTAAAGGCGCGGATCACCCAGTCGCGGTAGGGCCAGATCGTTCGGGACTGGTCTCTTTCGTTTCCCCGGCTATCCGCGTACCGGGCCAGATCGAGCCAGTAGCTCGCCAAATGTTCTCCGTAGGTAGGCTGGCTGAGTAAGGTATCTACGAGGCGTTCGTAAGCATCGGGCCGCTCATCACTCAGGTAAGCTTCCGCCAGAGCTGGCCGCGGAGGGAGGCCCGTAAGGTCAAAACTGACGCGGCGGAGTAATTTGTCCTTGTCGGCTGGTGGGTTTGGGACAATCCCCTCCGCCTTTAACTGCGCACGAACGAAATGATCAATCCGTTGGCCTGCTCCGTCAATGGCCGCGGGTACTTCCGGTGGGACTGGGACCTCATAGGCCCAGTGCTTTTCCCATTCCGCACCCTCATCGATCCACTGGCTGAGGACGCTTATTTCCGCATCCGTAAGTGGTT carries:
- a CDS encoding DUF1553 domain-containing protein, with product MIRANLLASTLLLWLLAIVASLATTGCGPSRGSVSFTADVRPIFNAKCVGCHGGVKQAGGFGLVFRENALRETASGKFAIVPGDAASSEVIVRARHADPELRMPLGEQPLTDAEISVLSQWIDEGAEWEKHWAYEVPVPPEVPAAIDGAGQRIDHFVRAQLKAEGIVPNPPADKDKLLRRVSFDLTGLPPRPALAEAYLSDERPDAYERLVDTLLSQPTYGEHLASYWLDLARYADSRGNERDQSRTIWPYRDWVIRAFNRDLPFDQFTIDQLAGDLLEAPTEDQLIATAMHRNTPANDEGGTENEEFRTQSVMDRVSTTYEIWQGTTMACVQCHSHPYDPIEHERFYEAYALFNNTVDHDHATESPNFITFHAHNERKYRKLSDWLAEEDNSTQQWWRRWIKMREPRMRAYNLEAYDGVFTGRGDEDVLVLRNGNHIILPERDLGNTDALVLEYAPRSPGDLIFRLDGPQGREIGRFTNDKGAWTKRQRLNLAGQSGTHRIHVTAQGAPGDGEVVRLYTVGFEDALPGAERDGYAEIKRFVEELTTTYDSIRTPILLENPPEQARKTYLFERGNWLVHGKEMDGGDFANRLEFAQWLVSDTNPLTARVTVNRFWAQLFGRGLVATPADFGSQGASPSHPKLLDDLALRFAGDLNWSVKALLREIVLSKTYRQSSYASAELLKRDPENDLFARGPRKRLTGEQVRDQALAVSGTLSQKMYGPGVMPPQPDGLWDFIPYSNLKWTTSEGEDRYRRAVYTFLRRSVPYHGLATFDGSDRQMCLSERVTTNTPLQALMTLNDPAFQELARHYATALLEIEDPNDRIQQLYQRVLLRRPTTEEAIILRGLYAEALAHYWTVNQGSADLEATTVIVNAVLNLDESINLS